The Toxoplasma gondii ME49 chromosome XII, whole genome shotgun sequence genome includes a region encoding these proteins:
- a CDS encoding zinc finger (CCCH type) motif-containing protein (encoded by transcript TGME49_219670): MDSPRTALKLARFCPSPPGEQLQTDKRNKLTFNNFYKTKLCPWYIKGSCHWGASCNYAHTLSEQREAVDLTKTKLCPTWLRHSVCRNPKCRYAHHYSELRATTDVFKTSLCSFFVKGISCPMENRCRFAHGVHELRLRAKEGHQNGSAYLNQKAAQARAAMAAASAAAAAARAAAKAKAAAEAKAAAAAAIAGLAEASNSGCRAESLSSPPVAQVLVPVREGGHVPLSCAVLTSGSSAQPTADNHLTHRQPTTGVLTLDKKSGTWRPEMSAHAPEFVSRLSVTPLYPLLLSANASAPSFGGTGLEGTIELLLQSLQCQSGDLSGNNSLGSMTRPITPGNQTAFVSRESGQGNSFNPRATPFSPREWCRKHGNGYQVSGDSLFPPGVEPASDNPLSALDFSSLLSTVAMAIAASPPGDMKTDMPMEAFLPASAGEIASTHTLSTSWNPTGSQVPCSAHLPHGLLRSADASLSSDGQTTATGGEESSFPLASMVSSPSEGTGENGTQSRTDSNAVNLKVCLQMQTTDETEGPSPAAERLDAAGTLLLATADGIPAEESSGNSALTAPSKMAGSISSLESLHPVTGSRQTTAAGIDYE, translated from the exons ATGGACTCTCCACGAACGGCTCTGAAGCTGGCTCGTTTCTGCCCGTCACCCCCCGGTGAACAGCTTCAGACGGACAAGCGGAACAAGCTGACATTCAACAACTTCTACAAGACAAAGCTGTGTCCCTGGTACATCAAAGGTTCTTGTCACTGGGGTGCAAGCTGCAACTACGCGCACACGTTGTCGGAACAACGAGAAGCCGTGGACCTTACCAAGACGAAGCTGTGCCCGACTTGGCTGCGCCACAGTGTTTGCCGCAACCCAAAATGTCGTTACGCTCACCACTACAGCGAGTTGCGCGCGACCACTGACGTCTTCAAAACGTCCCTTTGCTCCTTTTTCGTCAAAGGAATCTCTTGTCCCATGGAAAACAGGTGCCGTTTCGCTCATGGAGTTCACGAGCTTCGTCTCCGCGCTAAAGAAGGGCATCAAAACGGATCTGCATACCTCAACCAAAAAGCAGCACAAGCAAGAGCCGCCATGGCTGCCGCGAGcgctgctgccgctgctgctcgtGCAGCTGCAAAAGCGAAGGCAGCGGCAGAAGCCAAggccgctgcagctgcagccaTTGCTGGTCTCGCAGAAGCCTCAAACAGCGGTTGCCGAGCAGaatctctttcctcgcctccggTTGCTCAGGTCCTGGTTCCAGTGCGAGAAGGAGGCCATGTGCCTCTCAGTTGCGCCGTCCTTACAAGCGGATCTTCAGCACAGCCGACTGCAGACAACCATTTGACGCATCGCCAGCCTACAACAGGTGTCCTCACACTTGACAAGAAAAGTGGAACCTGGCGGCCGGAGATGTCGGCACATGCTCCGGAGTTTGTGTCGAGACTCTCTGTGACACCTTTGTATCCCCTTTTGCTCAGCGCCAACGCATCGGCTCCTTCGTTTGGAGGGACTGGGCTTGAAGGAACGatcgagcttcttcttcagtcccTCCAGTGTCAGTCAGGAGACCTCTCTGGTAACAATTCTCTGGGCAGCATGACGAGGCCCATCACACCTGGGAACCAAACTGCTTTTGTTTCTAGAGAATCAGGACAAGGAAACTCTTTCAATCCTCGGGCGACTCCGTTCAGCCCACGAGAATGGTGCAGAAAACATGGGAACGGATATCAAGTTTCAGGCGACTCACTGTTCCCTCCCGGTGTCGAACCGGCCTCCGACAATCCTCTGAGCGCGCTTGATTTTTCCAGTCTGCTCTCCACAGTTGCCATGGCGATAGCAGCGTCTCCCCCGGGTGACATGAAAACGGATATGCCGATGGAAGCTTTCTTGCCAGCTTCGGCCGGGGAAATCGCTTCTACCCATACGCTCTCAACTTCATGGAACCCGACTGGTTCTCAGGTGCCTTGTTCTGCTCACCTCCCTCACGGACTCTTGAGGTCGGCGGATGCGTCACTTTCTTCTGACGGTCAGACCACTGCAACAGGCGGAGAGGAGtcgtcctttcctcttgcaTCTATGGTCTCAAGCCCATCTGAGGGCACAGGGGAAAACGGGACCCAATCGCGGACAGACAGTAACGCCGTGAACCTTAAAGTGTGCCTCCAGATGCAGACCACGGATGAGACCGAAGGACCTAGTCCCGCGG CGGAAAGGCTCGATGCAGCAGGGACGTTGCTCCTTGCCACCGCAGACGGTATTCCAGCAGAGGAGAGTTCCGGCAACAGCGCATTAACGGCCCCATCGAAGATGGCAGGGTCGATATCTTCTCTAG AATCTCTTCATCCAGTGACTGGCTCCCGGCAAACAACCGCCGCAGGCATAGACTATGAGTGA
- a CDS encoding hypothetical protein (encoded by transcript TGME49_219678) produces MYRRPSCRHADAMTSSSSAAPLDLPGMFWDPERRRYFPLASRLPPPTSAANPEASNAFRALRLICEKEAAKAPRERPHVSANSRDRTQGPRLRRGCSAESRSARGDLDVASLSVVPSSSSSFAASSSASSCGPTAAAVALSHPCGASGRLETKKRERSQKSAEGAATQGTARRAKCTEVSPFRETAGAVSALDGRAPGGMWGGGGGRGRRTRRGLRRGRNRDGGTVGDDDRRARKAGREAEAERRRTLNSSHASLHRPRESPPFLQANEEPCLKLPSTHAVLSSTSDSCPSSSDSSPRSSSASPPPSCLSRASFAPVFSRTCGEQLQLSASSAPCRLVVGRQEVSSPLRFFRLAESPLLSSPLRPSPQLLRESSVSCSEKILSSSSPSAGIVGHPSASHSVSRKRSCSLPLPCSFVPLGLSGGTESSESSLSPCRLLSQRKPSNCFLLFRLLRREGAFSRRSPTGRSTSRASDKRREQPTSSAREKSGFFPRQREGDREARRRGIGFRTRSLRSTIDTVGDTEEGLETATNATTLERLRLNRLKHVLIVHPHRHSHSKTFLVSSLSSSASPSFSPFSFPPLPQDLLVCFRRGAPLREGLRFLWTSDLRTWRDEARAFQRMQFRFFAAENEQTVGPLRGEHRDREEQGRRGQAEGRRGDGGQACVSLEGSKERRTYENRNVAVEQVHRLLDVQESMWRQVVSELSPEVETEDNLGAISSVELFSSLCLVSHFGTKTRKGKLTVFQLPQQRTPTPSTTQPVSPVSPSSAFSSPSLSPPFSSSLSSSSSSSSSSSSSSFSRSVAVSSSAFASSRNLSREAGFVAQALDASDDVLCSATRLGPGSSVEVLVGGSSPAVQLFRLEEGGGRLRSLWRWRPRTPFSSCGGSRKSFSRPSASCCFSLAWMPASLSPPSAPAEPLFSSLYAAPLVFSLSPGSHASAANTALVGLRNGGVYMVDVRAPETQPGLCLLSPSLPKRAAFSLSDPFEEPGDSDAGWADRTRGKKFLHAGEGEAGGCVTCIRPFLSQGAWGSGTAAVAARGKDDLVLLDARKARCAGQTEDARGEGALDSRVGDAGYSRNAGLVTRYLPFERFGPCHEDSRFPSLAACTAVASTAPDRPRTFVFDRQERLIFSSSPSRGLLLFHWAEASCRLAARVVSVYADLLRRLLTVPVDSKEGGDVETDADFKTRDPLRLSEGERARLEQLESEVPFELFGTCAAAPRLPEDLFPFSFKGNRGSETLTACTADHDAWRTERRLGFSRHGPTFQALACSSASRTSALSWSTGGSSSCPCSSQTRSGSPMLAPSRSELLGQGIGRGCINRQTHALSRETVFGDRELTLSDIALLPEGFFPAGRTAERHRGEEVEYSDIVVRWPGPGCSSFSSPVSPFSLSLSNSFRAFDSHASSLQRMGDPWGIGALSEGLLLHGENTGSRLGDDGDSQLPARAGGDAFLALSSWGFHLLSNIDRNMQSDF; encoded by the exons ATGTACCGGCGTCCGTCTTGCCGCCACGCAGACGCGatgacttcttcctcttctgcggcTCCCCTGGATCTTCCTGGGATGTTCTGGGACCCTGAGCGACGTCGCTACTTCCCTCTTGCCTCCCGTCTCCCGCCTCCGACGTCTGCAGCAAATCCGGAGGCTTCCAATGCGTTTCGTGCACTTCGGCTTATctgcgagaaagaagccgcCAAGGCACCACGAGAGAGGCCTCATGTGTCGGCGAACTCGAGAGACCGAACGCAAGgcccgcgtctccgccgtgGCTGCTCTGCTGAGTCTCGATCCGCGAGGGGAGATCTGGAtgtcgcttccctctctgttgttccttcttcctcgtcttcttttgctgcgtcttcttctgcttcttcttgtgGTCCAACGGCTGCCGCTGTTGCTCTTTCACATCCCTGCGGTGCCTCTGGAAGgttggagacgaagaagagagagcggagcCAGAAGAGCGCCGAGGGAGCTGCGACCCAGGGGACCGCGCGGCGTGCAAAGTGCACtgaagtgtctcctttccgggagacagcaggtgctgtctctgcactgGATGGCAGGGCGCCAGGGGGCATGTGGGGTggaggaggcggcagaggaaggcgaacgaggCGCGGCCTTCGACGCGGAAGGAACCGAGACGGAGGAACAGTCGGAGACGATGACCgtcgagcgaggaaggccggtagagaggcagaggcagagagacgtaGAACCTTGAACAGCTCTCATGCGTCATTACACAGGCCTCGAGAGTCGCCGCCTTTTCTGCAAGCGAATGAAGAGCCATGCCTCAAGTTACCATCAACACATGCGGTGCTTTCCTCGACATCGGATTCctgtccctcttcttcggattcttctcctcgttcgtcttctgcctctcctcctccgtcttgCCTGTCTCGTGCTTCATTTGcccccgttttttctcgaactTGTGGCGAGCAGCTTCAGctgtcggcttcttctgcacCTTGTCGTCTCGTTGTTGGGAGGCAGGAggtttcttcgcctttgcGGTTTTTTCGCCTGGCTGAGAGCCCGTTGTTGagttcgcctcttcgtcccTCTCCTCAGCTTCTCCGTGAGAGCTCGGTATCTTGTTCAGAGAAaatcctctcttcctcatctccATCTGCAGGGATCGTGGGTCATCCTTCTGCTTCACACTCTGtttcgaggaagaggagctgctctctgcctcttccctgctcgttcgttcctctcggtctctccgGCGGAACCGAATCGTCTGAGAGTAGTCTCTCGCCCTGCCGTCTTCTGAGCCAGAGAAAGCCCAGCAACTGCTTTCtgctgtttcgtcttctccgacGAGAAGGCGCTTTCTCCCGCAGAAGCCCGACAGGGAGGTCGACCTCCCGCGCGAGCGACAAGCGGCGCGAACAGCCAACgtcgagcgcgagagagaaaagcggatTCTTCCCAAGGCAaagggagggagacagagaagcgaggcggAGGGGAATAGGGTTCAGGACAAGAAGTTTACGTTCAACCATCGACACAGTTGGTGACACTGAAGAAGGCCTCGAAACAGCGACGAACGCCACGACTCTGGAGAGACTCCGGCTCAACCGCTTGAAGCACGTTTTGATTGTACATCCTCACCGGCACTCGCATTCAAAAACGTTCCTCGTTTcgagtctttcttcttctgcttctccttctttttctcctttttcctttcctccccttcctcaAGATCTCTTGGTGTGTTTTCGCCGCGGCGCCCCTCTGAGAGAGGGGCTACGGTTCCTCTGGACCTCGGACTTGAGGACttggagagacgaggcgcgAGCCttccagcgcatgcagttccgtTTCTTTGCGGCTGAGAACGAACAGACGGTGGGGCCTCTCCGAGGGGAACacagagaccgagaagaacaagggagacgaggtcaggccgagggaagaagaggagacggggGACAggcctgtgtgtctctggaggggtcgaaagagagaaggacataTGAGAATAGGAACGTGGCAGTGGAGCAGGTTCACCGACTCTTGGATGTGCAGGAATCGATGTGGAGACAAGTTGTATCAGAGCTTTCGCcagaggtggagacagaggacaaCCTCGGAGCGATCTCCTCCGTAGaactcttctcctcgctctgtctTGTTTCTCACTTTGGAACAAAGACTCGTAAAGGGAAGCTCACTGTCTTCCAACTTCCTCAACAAAGAACCCCCACACCGTCCACCACACAACCCGTGTCGCCAGTGTCcccctcttctgccttttcttctccttctttgtcgcctcctttttcttcatctctttcgtcatcttcctcctcttcttcctcctcctcttcctcttctttctctcgttctgttgccgtgtcttcttctgctttcgcgtcttcgcgaAACCtttcgagagaagcaggctTCGTAGCCCAGGCGTTGGATGCTTCAGACGATGTGCTGTGTTCGGCGACGCGTCTAGGGCCTGGAAGCTCTGTGGAAGTTCTCGTCGGAGGATCTTCGCCTGCAGTTCAGCTTTTTCGCCTGGAAGAGGGAGGCGGTCGCTTGCGTTCTCTCTGGCGCTGGAGACCGAGGACGCCCTTTTCCTCGTGCGGTGgatcaagaaagagcttcTCGCGACCCTCAGCAagttgctgcttctctttggCTTGGATGCCCGCTagcctctctccaccctccGCTCCTGCAGaacctcttttctcttctctctatgctgctcctcttgtcttttcgctctctcctggcTCTCATGCTTCTGCTGCGAATACAGCTCTAGTGGGTCTGAGGAATGGAGGCGTCTATATGGTTGATGTTCGAGCCCCCGAGACGCAGCCGGGACTGTGtctgttgtctccttcgcttccgaAGAGAGCGGCCTTCTCCTTGTCGGATCCGTTTGAGGAgccaggagacagcgacgcagGGTGGGCAGACCGcacgagagggaagaagtttctgcatgctggagagggagaagcaggaggctGCGTCACATGCATTCGCCCGTTCCTCTCTCAAGGCGCGTGGGGTTCTGGAACTGCGGCGGTCGCTGCGCGAGGCAAAGACGACCTCGTTTTGCTAGATGCAAGAAAGGCGAGGTGTGCAgggcagacagaagacgcgcgaggagaaggcgctcTCGATTCCAGGGTGGGGGACGCGGGCTATTCGCG AAATGCAGGTCTGGTCACGAGATACCTTCCATTTGAACGTTTCGGGCCATGTCACGAAGATTCACGGTTTCCGTCGCTCGCAGCGTGTACGGCAGTCGCTTCCACGGCTCCAGATCGGCCGCGGACGTTTGTCTTTGACAGGCAGGAGCGCCTCATTTtctcgtcgtcgccttctcgtggtcttcttctgttccacTGGGCCGAAGCTTCGTGTCGCCTCGCAGCTCGAGTGGTCAGTGTGTACGCAGATCTCCTGCGTCGCCTGTTGACTGTCCCTGTCGATTCGAAAGAGGGAGGCGACGTTGAAACAGACGCAGACTTCAAAACCAGAGACCCGCTCCGTCTCTCGGAAGGGGAGCGCGCGCGACTGGAACAGCTTGAGAGTGAGGTGCCATTTGAACTTTTTGGAACGTGTGCCGCAGCGCCACGTCTTCCCGAGgatttgtttcctttctctttcaaggggaacagaggaagcgaaactcTCACGGCATGCACGGCCGACCACGACGCCTGGCGAACTGAGCGTCGACTGGGTTTTTCTCGCCACGGTCCCACCTTTCAAGCTCTAGCctgttcctctgcctcgcgaACTTCTGCCCTTTCGTGGTCGACTGgcggctcttcttcgtgtccTTGCTCCTCTCAGACCCGTTCTGGAAGCCCCATGCTTGCGCCGTCGAGAAGCGAGCTTCTGGGTCAGGGCATAGGGCGGGGCTGCATaaacagacagacgcatgcactttcAAGGGAGACAGTCTTCGGCGATCGAGAGCTGACACTTTCGGACATCGCGCTGCTGCCAGAGGGCTTTTTTCCTGCAGGGAGAACTGCTGAAAGAcaccgaggagaagaagtcgagtATTCAGATATCGTTGTGAGGTGGCCAGGGCCGGGGtgctcttccttttcttctccggtgtctccgttttctttgtctttgtcGAATTCTTTTAGAGCATTTGACTCGCATGCTTCCAGTCTACAAAGGATGGGAGATCCATGGGGTATAGGGGCCCTTTCTGAGGGCCTGCTTCTCCATGGAGAAAACACGGGGAGTCGCCTGGGTGATGATGGAGACAGCCAGCTGCCCGCGCGAGCAGGGGGTGACGCGTTCCTCGCGCTTAGTAGTTGGGGGTTTCACCTCCTTAGCAACATCGACAGGAATATGCAAAGTGATTTTTAG